The stretch of DNA GAACTCCAGTCGCAGGTCTGAAGggggagggatttttttaggcAGAAATGCAATTCTGAGGGGCTTTTaaagtttgcttttaatttttttttttatatttgcatgTTTCTTTACAGTCACAGCGTGTTCTCCATTCGGATTCTGCACTTGCAAAGAGGTGGCAATGAAGTTGTTCCAAAAATCAGCGAGTAAGTTCAATGTTTTTTAGGATTTGGGTGTAATCTCAACTTTCCTGTCTCTTTGATTGAGGGCCTGGGGTATGGGGAAGTATCTTGATGATGTTGTTGAAAGTACTTGGAAGGAATAAATGCTCCCAATGTAAAGTCTTAGAACTGACAGGAGGAGTTTGAAGAGTACTGCAAGGTACAACTTGAGGTAGTTCTCAGGCTTTTTGAGTGAAAGTAAATGTGAGCATCCTTAGCCTTGCAGCAGGGCTGATTTGAGTGCTGCTGGTGCCTATTCCTGGAAGGAATATGTTGTTCTGAGGACAAGGATTTTTGAAGTTGACACTTCAAAGCTCATTTTACTGTTACTCTGTGTAACACCTACACTTAGGGCAGGCCCTTCCATCCATCAACTGCCCAGGCACCCCAACAGAATGGTGTGTACCCTTATGGGGAAGCTGGGAAAGGTGACTGCAGCGTGTCTGAGCTATAAACCTAATATGGCAGGACAAAGCCAGTAAGTGATGTGAATATCCCTGTGCTTCCCTCAGGTTATCCCTGTGTGACCTGGCGGGGTCTGAGCGCTGCAAGGATCAGAAAAGTGGGGACCGAATGAAAGAAGCCAACAACATCAACACCTCCCTGCACACCCTGGGCCGCTGCATCACTGCCCTCCGCCAGAACCAGCAGGCCAGGTGAGCACCCACACCTCCAGAGGAaggctgtggggttttttttcttttttttctttcccagctcaCTGCTGTCTCTCCCACAGGACAAAGCAGGCGGTGGTGCCGTTCCGGGACAGCAAACTGACCCGTGTGTTCCAGGCCTTCTTCACTGGCCGTGGGCGCTCCTGCATGATTGTCAACATCAACCAGTGTGCCTCCACCTATGATGAGACTCTGCACGTAGCCAAGTTCTCAGCTATTGCCAGCCAGGTGCGTAACAAGCACGAGGATCATGGCATGGTCAGGGTAGTTTGGGTTTCTCCTGTTTCTGTAGGACTCGGCCCCTTCCCACCACAAAGAGAAGGGGCATCCTTGTACATCTTCCCTATGCTTCTCCAGTGGTTATTACCTCCAGAGTATTTCCAGATTCTGCTAAACTGAAAGGGCTGACAGGTTGCAGAGAGGGGCTGTGTTGAAAGACTACACAACTTCCAGGCTTTGCAGACTGATAATGGTggtctttttctccttcagcttgTTCAGGCACCTCCCACAAAGCTGGGACTTCCATCCTTACAATCCATCATCAAAGAACACAACAGGCGAACTAGCCAGGGTCCAGAGGCAGAGTCAGAGGAAGATGTGGAATCAGAAGAAGACACTAATGATGAGGCAGATGTCTCTATGTATGAGAAAAAGGTGGGTTGTAATTTGTTTTACAGCTTTTATGTGGATGCAAGGTCAAGAACATGACTTTTGGCTTTGGCCTGGGGAGCTGGGATTGGAGCTCAGCACTATGTCAAGAGAGATGACACAGAACGTCAGAAGGATATAGGACCCAAGAAATTTGGAATCCATGACAAAATTGTTCCACAGTTTGGTCTAAATCTGACACACGTGCTGAATTTGGAAGCACTTTGTCATCTGCAGAATAGTGGCAGTAACAGTGCAGGTGCAGAGTGCAGACCTGTAATTCCTTCTGTGCAAGGGAAATCTAGAAAACATGCAGAACAGGAGGCTAAATGGGGGAAAATAATCAAACTTCCTAGATACTCAAAGCAGACAGCTGGGATAGCTGAAGGATCAAGATTGAACTTGTATCCCTACAGAGACTCAAGCTGTCATGTGTCAAGGTAGCAAACCCTGGCAACTTTTCTTTCCAGGTGACTAAACCCTTAAATCTAGATCACTGCATCCTACAGACATGGGATCACTTAGTTTACTCCATGTTTTAACTCTGTTGTGCAGTGTGGGCACTGGAGCTGTGTCTCTCTTGCAGGACTTGCTGCGTGTGGTCGAAGCTGCACGAGAGCTGCTGGTGCAGGAGCGGCAGAAGAAGCTGCAGCTCGAGGTGCGCCTGCGTGAGGAGATCTGCAATGAGATGCTGGAGCACATGCAACAGAAGGAGCAGTGGTGGAGGTACAGCCTGTACTGgtctccctccctctgctcaggaTGAGCTGCAGCACCAAGAACTGCCAGATCCTGACATGGAATTGGTTGTTCTCTTTGTAGCCAACATGTGGATAAtcagagagagcagctggaggagctgtaTGAGGGTAAAATGACCATCCTGAAGGAATTACTGACTGACCACTACCAGGAGAAGATGCAGGTTTGTTCAGGGCAATGCAATGACATCAGGAAAGTGGCAGTGGGTTGGGAGGGGACTCTGGGTACCTGAGTCCAGGAAGATCTTTATGCAAAGTGAAAGACTTTGGTTTCTGAGGTATTTTTGGTGATATTATTTCATCTCTTGATCCACAGTTTTTGCTTCTCGTCTCCTGCTTCATAGCCCACTAGGCTTCCTAATTTTGAACCCTCATTTTGGAAGCTAACGTACAACCATCCTGACTCATCCATTTATTCAACACGTTTCTTCTCCCCCCTTACTCTCTTCACTAATGGCTTGATTTGGGCTCTTCAGGTTCACACAAGTTGTGCCAATTTCTCTTCTTGCTCTTAGTTGTGATGGGTATGGACCTGCCCATATTTTCATGCCTACAGCATTTGAGTGACCTCTGGGACTTGTTGCAGAGTGCCAACTCTCAAAACAATCACTCCTCTTTAGACCCTGTCATAAAGTGGCTTAGGCTCCCAGGAAATGGGTTTGCTATAAGGACCTTAAAGCCTGGGCTCAATGTGTGAAGTGTGGGATTGAGAAATTCTCCAGAAATAAAGACACAGAAAGCTTCAGACAAGTTGTGCTACAAAAATCTTGTTGACTATCTGAACAAACTTCCGTTCTCAGGAGCGTGACGAGGAGATTTTTGAGCtcaaagctgctctgcaggagacCAAACAAAAACTGGAAAGCCTGGATACCAAGCAAAAGGACTCAGAGCAAAGTGTACGTCGATCCAAGCGAGTGGCCACCTCgtctgctctgcagcaggagctggcagacaCCAAAGCAAGGCTGGAGCAGTGTCAAAAGGAGTTGAATTCCACAAGTGCAGGTACAGCAGCAACGCTGCACTGGTCCTGAACTGTGCTGAGTGAACCTTGTGCAGGGTTAGAGAGACCTCCTTCAGGGTACATTGGATTCAGACACAAAACGTTATTTGAATTGTAGGTGACAGGAATAATGTGCTGGATGGAcagtttcatttcattttcacaAGAAAATGGACTTCAGGGCAGgataatatttcctttcaaattCTTAAGCCCCCTTATCTAAGTGAATGGGAGAAACCTGGAATGTTTGTGCCTTTCTGCACAAACTGAAAAGGTCTTTCCAGCTTGCCTGTGGCAGCTTGTCTCAAGGGAAGTCCTGACCTTCAGGAATACTGAAAGCTGATCACTGTTCTGTTGCTCACTACTTTTTGTCTGTTCTTAGAGTTGCGCAAGTACCAGAAATTAGTGGAGCCACCTCCCTCTGCCAAACCCATTACTATGGATGTGGACAGGAAGCTGGAGGATGGACAGAAGGTAACTCCAGTTCTGTGTTACAGAAAAGAATGTTTGCAGGGCAAAGTGGTTGCCAGCTTAAACAGTGTTTGGGGCTgcttttttccaagttttttaACAAATGAAATAGGTTTGTTAAAGTTACAGGAGTTGTTGAAGGTTGTGGTACCTGTGATCACTCAGATGGAATCCTCTCTCAGTGCTGCATGTCTGAATTTCCTTGGAGTGGCTTTGTTTGCAGGGCAGTGCCAAAAGCAGCCGTTGCATTAAACCTCTCTCTTCTAGAATGTCAGATTGTTGCGTTCAGAGTTACAGAAAATTGGGGAGTCTCTCCAGTCTGCAGAGCGGGCATGCTGTCacagcacaggggcagggaagcTTCGAGAAGCCCTGGGCATGTGTGATGACATCCTGGCAAGACAGGTGATGTGTCTGCTTTGGCGTGGTTGCATGGGGGAGAGGGGTTTAGTCTGTGTGCTTTGCCATAATCAGACCAACCACGTTCTTGCtgctgcaaataaaaattatttgctggTATATATTTTGTGAAGGGAACTctactgctgatttttttcaatgGCTGAGTCAGTTGTGTATTTACTTCTCCAAAGGAGACCCAAATTGTTACTGTTCAGTTAACTGGCAGCCTGCACTTAAAGTAGAACTCAGGTTTCTCATTTCTTTATCCACTCCATCACAGTTGCTATGGCAACATATTTGCAGCAGGATGGAGTCAGCTTTGTCCCACCCTTACTGAACTGCTACAGTGTTGACAGTAGAAACTTTCATGTATGCTCTTATTTAGAAGAATTAGTGTATTTTGGCAAAAGGCAGTTTATCTTCTCAGTTCCCAGTAATCAGGGAGTTAAGACAACTTGTCATTGTACCTGAtgggagcctacaagaaagctggagaggcaATTTTTGGAAGAGCAGAGAATGACAAGACAAGGGGGAATAGCTTCACACTGAGGTTTagtttagatattaggaaaaaaattctttactgtgagggtgctgaagcacagaaaacacatttcctaGAGAAGTTGtgcctgctccatccctggaagtgtttaaggccagatTGCTTGGAGCAATTTAGGATAGCaaaagctgtccctgtccacagCCGAGAGCAAGATCTTTAAGGTCTGTTCCAACCAGGAATGGGCTTTTCTTTCTATGACTCcactttttaatatatttgtattaaaaaaaaaaataaaaaaaaatattacctcACCTTCCTCAGGACCAgaccctggcagagctgcagaataACATGATGCTGGTGAAGCTGGACCTGCGCAAGAAGGCAGCCTGCATTGCTGAGCAGTACCACACCGTGCAGAAGCTGCAGGCGCCGCCGCCGACGTCCGCCCTCAAGAAACGCTTCTGTGCCAACAGGGAAAACCTGCAGCCCAATCAGCCTCCTGGCAAAAAGCCCTTTCTGCACAACATCCTGACACGTTCAGCTACCCGTCCTGTGGCTGCCAGAGGGTGGCAACTTCGTTCAGTTGCTCTATGACTTTTTAAAAGGAGGTCCCTGCCCCGCTATTACTGGAACAGGTGGCAAATTCAATATAATAGCATCTGGTTTTCATTGTGCGCTTGTTTATTGTTATTGTAGCTGCTTGAGAGCTTATGTAAACATCTCTGGATATGTATGTTTAAACTTTCAATCAATACCAAAGTGGACAAAGTGACCTTATGCAATTTAGACACTACACCGAGGAAAGTCTTTAACTGTAAAACAATGCAGATAATCAAATTTGTTTAACAAAAGGACAAGACAGAGGTCTGTCCTTGTCTATGATGGCACACAATTCAAAAAATAAGTTCACAAATTTCTCCTTGAAAGATACTTTGCCTTCCTTGGATTATAATCCTTTATTGAAGTACACACGGTCTAGGCCAGGAGCGTTTTCTTTGATCCTGGTTTGCAAATCTGGCTCCAAGCGTGACACCGACATAGAACTGAGCAAAAGAAACAGTGAAGGGGTTACATCAAACAAGCACCAGAAGGGAAAATAAGATGAACAATGCATCTGCTTAAACTTCCTACATTGTCAAAAGAggtttttaaactattttctcAAGGAAGCAGGCTCCCAGACCAGGGCACATGAATCCCTGCTGCATGGGCAGGGGGATAGTTTATGGAGTCAGGAAATGGCTGTTGCTACTACGCTGAGTGTAAGGATCCACTTCAGTGTTCAGGGTGTTGCTGGCAATAGAAACTTACCTTCCTAAAAgggtttttattaaatataatgtATTTGCCTACATGATTTTATTCAGTTAAATAAAAGGTTTATATGAGAGCTGGTTCACAGTGAATTAGGTGAATTAAGCTGCCCGGTCATTTGAACAGCTGCAATTTCCTGAACACAGTTCAAGGTCTAATCTTCCTCTGAACTGGAGAGCCCTGGGTGAAATCAAGAACTGCAGCATGTGTGCTGGGTTGGTTTGTCAAGTCATCTCCAGGTAGCCTAGTGACACTTGTTTACCACAGCTCTCTGTCCTAGGCCAAGCAGGGAGACAGATGGTGTCAGGCAGTTGTACTAAACACTGAGAATAGGCTATTGTTTTCTGGCAGTCAAAAGCTGCCTTAGTTGTTCAGTATTTTAATGGACTCGGCTCAAGCCTGGATTGTTTAAGGTACATCTGGCAGCATGTTGAGTTTAGGAAACCACTATTAAAATGAGAGGGACACCTGAGTTTAAGGCCCTGTCCCTGCTATGTACCAAATTGAGCTAAGTTTTCTGTTAAGTAATCATTCAGATTTCACAATGGTTTCAGCTATAATGAATATAGTTTCTAAGACAGCTTTCAGTACTGAGCTATTTCTGTATTGATGAAAAAGTctggaaaaatattaatcaaGTAACAAGTGACAGTCCAGTGCTGTTCTGTTTAAGAGtttccagctgaaaataaaatgggCTCTGACTGTATCTAGGGCATCTATAAACTTACTGGACATAAATATATTGTATAGAACTCATCTTGAGCTGCTGGGGTTTGTAAACAACTATTATATATTACTGATGAATAACATAGTTATTACTTTTCTATATGTTCTTGTTTATCACCTTTGCTATATGGGAATTAAAATGTGCTTGAGCAGGCAATGACCCcgtgtttgtgtctgtgtgcagcACCATGAATTGatctggaaaaatattaaagtgaaaataattcaCAGCATTACCCACCTTTTCTGAGGAAACAGTGCACAACACAGGGGAGTTGCAAACACGAGACTAGAGAAGACAAAACCAGGTTTACAATATTTAGGGTGTTAAAACAGAATTCAAAAATCTTATGCATAATTTAGGTAAAAagctttcttgttttctgtacACTGTGAAGTAAAGTTCCACAAAGTGATACGTAACTTTTATTTCTCACTGCACTATACCTTATGAAATAATTTACCTACAAATAGCACTAAATGTTTCAATACCACAGTGCCAGATTTGTCTAAAATGACTGTTTGATATCCTTACAGTGTTCTACCTTTCTGTGCAGGACAACAGAAAATACCAGAACACAGCAAATTAAACCCTATTAACCAAATGTTTCCAGAATTATCAACCTCCAGGATAAGATTCCACTGCCTGTTAGAGGTAGCAGCCAAAGCACCTTTTCTAATCAAACTGCCACATTCCTTTCTTTGCCactccctttctccctccctctgttTTTTCTTGGCAGCTTCTTCCCTGCTAAcggctttttgtttttaacatgaTATTTTATCAGTTACCGAGATGGAAATAACTGCTGTAATAACTCAGTAACTCTCTcaacatgtttttttccttaagaaacaAGCAAATATTGCTGCATTCTCAAAACCCTTACCAGTACCTCTTAAGATAGCAGACCCAACCCAAAGAAACCACTCACCAGATTCCAACTAATCCAACCTGAATGGGAGCGCTCATCCAAGGaaatttctgttgaaaataGAACAACACACAGTGAGTGTGCaatcttttcttcctgcttcccaCATTCCTGGAATTCTTATAAGAAACAGATTGCACCTAAAAGCCTCTGAGATGTGAAGGCAAAACCGTGACCAGTGTGACTTCATGCTGAGCTCCAGTTTAAGAGCCACATCCCTTTGGAAAGCAGCAAGGAAATTCCCTTGGGAATCAAAGTACACAGTGATCCTGAGTAAAAATCCCTTAGAAACTCCAGAGAGTGTGTGGCTGCTGGACTCAGGACCTGCTCCTGGGTCCTTGCTTTGATTCTCATAAGCCCACAGTAGCAACAGAGCTGAAATTTTCAGTGGTGCTGCCACATCTCTGCAAGGGCACAGGGAATTTTGCCCAGGCATTCCAAGGAAGAGCTCAGTCTGGTTACAGCTCCTTCCCTTTGGTGGCATCAAATGGTTTAAAGCTTCATCTAGAGCCACCAGCCATAAATAAGAGAGATGTAAATCTGCCTCTCTTAGCCCTTTCTCCTGTCATATGATTTCCACTGATGTGCAGGAACTTGTCCCTGTAGCAACACCCCAGGTTCTGCAAGAGTTCACCTTTTATTGAAGGAGAGAAGGGTTGAAGGATTGGGAAAACAAAGCTGAGAAAGCAACACATAACCCATGGACGCAATTTTAACATATTCCTCATTAATTCTGTAACTTTTGCAGAACTTGAATATATGCCATGCATTTTTTTTCGCAGGCTTTTGAATTGCTGAGGAATCCACTCTCTCACATTGGTAGAATTTTAGTTGAAATTCATTACCAATGAAGTAAACCCAGAGCTGTTCAATGGACACTGCTGGCCTCTTGCTCCACTaagagcaggacagaggcagCTGCCATGGGGATACAAAgggaattttaaaacaaaacagctcACGAGGTAAAAATTACTTGATAGAGAGAATGATGTTTTCAATGAAGAAGACGTTTGCTTCTGCAAGAAGGATTTCTCAAGATATAGCAGTTGGAGGGGAAAATGGTGAACAAAAGCTGGGCACTGTCTGAGAGTAGAATCGGacaaagaaaatgtagaaaGCTCAGGAGGACAAAGCTCAGGGCTGAGGGAGATCACAGCAGTGTTTGAGGCACAAAACTGAGCCTGTGTGGAGTAAAATTTCTCCAGAGCCTGAGAGAGAAGCAACAATGTAGAAGactgcttctcttttctttcattttttttcatggagtCAATCTGTAATCCAGAAATGAGTTCAGGAAGAACTGTGCAATTCAGCAATAACCTGCAGAAAGATAACAAATGGGGACAGACAACAACAGCAGGAAGGGTGAGGAGTGaaggcagcagagctttgctgttCTGGCATTGTCTGAACACCTCCATCTGACCTTCAGCTGAGATAAATTCACcccaaattttcatttcatacCCTGGGAGAGTCCATGCCAAGAGGTGGTGAACACAAGCCAAGCCCTTCACTGTTCttgagaagggagggagggggatgCTGTGCATTGCAGGGGGTGTGGGACCCAAGGTATGCAACAGAAAAGCCCCAAATACAATTTTATAACTGAAAAGGCTGTTGGAAGGTGCCCTGACAGGAATAAATAGTTTCATGCCTTTGTCAGAGTTAGTCACTGATCTGAGAGAGAGAGGTGTCTAATACAGACTCCATAAGGAACAGGGAGTTTATGTGCTGGAACATTTTTTGATCTGAATTacagtctttatttttcaaaaatgttacCAGGCTTCACTAATCCAGAAAGATGGTGAGGGAAAAAGTAAGACTGGGAGGTCAGAATTAAGAACTGGAATTGCCCAGGGAACAACATAAAACAATACAACAAAATTCAAATGCAGGCTGCACACCCccacaaagagagaaaatggagaaaatacaAGAGAGAAGAATTCACTGTGTTAGAGAACTATCATTTAGCTCTGGAAGAAGGCAGTTCCCAATGAATTAGGATTTAATTTCCAGATGTCTTTATGACATTTTAGTGGTTAGTGCAAacagagaaaatggagaaatgaTAATTAAGCAAACAAAAGCCGTAAGGAGAATTGGCTTTTCTCTAACTGCCTCCTTTCTTTGTTGGGTCTAAAACTCTTTCAGCTTTCCCAGGCCAGCTACGCCtgtttccaaaaaaataaataaatgaaatgacAGTGAAATTAGGAATGCAGGGAGGACTTCAGGGCATAAGACATTCAAGAACAATGTTTGAAGGCTCTCTGTTCTGGTTTTGTGACTGTTTTCAATACAGGCTTGGTTGCAGATTAAAAGACCTCACAGAGCTTGTTTCAAAAATACATGAGGAAACTTCTAGAATCAACTTGGATCTTAATACAATATGCAGAATAGAAGAGAAACTGTAGCTAAAGCTGTGTAAGagtaaacacacacacaaaaaaaacctactAAAAAACCACTACACTAAAACTTTTTGATTGGGATTTTCATAAGTTtctatgaaaatacaaaatttatttctttaggaGAAAAGTTACCTGTAAGTAAAATCTATAAGCCCTCAGGGCAAGGCTCTTTATGgatcctcctgctgcagcaggtaaAATAACTTGGTTCTGCACAGAGCTGGTCAGGATAATGAAGGGGCCATAGGGATAATGAAAATAGACATGCAGCCTAATCAATTACTGCTACACTGCATAATTATATAAACAGGCCCCAAAGCTACTGCTGAAACCAATGACAAAAAGAACCAGATAAAAATACTTCTTCAAGGCAACTTCTTTTTGAAGCAGTAAATACGTGCTTGTGCTCCAAGAACATTCTTGAGGCATCATCCAGCAAAACCTCCTGGGAATGTTGTTAATTCACACCAATGCCTTGGTGAAAAACACTGTGGGAACATGGGAGAAGAGTTGGGTACATGACCTACATTTTATCCCAAATATCAGAGGATGGTAGGCTGCTCTGAGACCAGCATCACAGGagcatttccttctctctgtcttACTGCAGGCCAtctttctaatttcttttatcATTTCACAACCATTTGCCCACATTTTTTGCCTTGTGTGTAGCTTAACAGGCTTTGGCAAGCAGTCAGGAATTATTTCCAAGAGTGGCAGTAAAGCAGAGGCCGAGGGTATTGAGTTAGTAAAGCAGTGTGGGGATGGTGCTGGAgtgctgggatgggatgtgcTTCTCAAACTCCATGAGGACATGCAGAAGCTGCTTGTTAAAAATGCAGCTCATTCCTTAATGGATTTAATACTAATCTCTACCAGGTGTTACCACTGGCTACCTGCAGAGCAGTGTTTCACCTGCATTCAGTCTCTGAGGCTGAGGGAGAGGACAGGTGAGCATAAACGGTCAGGATGGTACCGAGACCACTGAGTAGTCACTGCAGAAATCGCTCATTTTGGCTGATCTGAAAAATTCACAACACCCTTTTGTTGATTACACCACACAAAAACAACAGGTATTTGTCTCCAGACCCTTACGATTGCTGCAACTTCTTCACAAATGTCATGTATTTGCCAGCTGAGGCAATGGCTTTGTGACTTTCTCACAAGTCAGAtacatacaaaataattttcccctAAATTTCTTTTAACAAGGGTTAATTTTCCAGGCACTACATTCTCAAGAACATCACAGTATCACAAGTTGTGGTGTGTTTGGATGCCCTGCAGGCTCACTTCTTCCAGGAGATAAAAGCAGCACACACTGATTTTTAGCCTGAAACTCAAATGCCACATTTCCTGTTTTCACACTGGGAGCAAAAGTGTTTTCTGTTAACAAGTGGGAGGGAAGCAAAGCaccttagggaaaaaaagaagctttaGGATTGGAAgacaatcacagaatggtttggattggaagggactttaaagatcaagCAGTTCCACCCCcttcactatcccaggctgttccaagccctttccaacctggccttggacacttccagggatgagtcAGCCACAACTACCCCAAGCAATCTGTTCCTGCCTTATAAATACAGAAACACTTTCCAATGGGGTGTCTGACTGGCTAATTTCATTCTGCACAAGAGACACGAAGGGCAGAAACAGAGATAAAATTTAAACACTTTAGAAAGCTTCATCTTAGACAAACAAAACCATTCCAAGTAAAATCTTTCTCTGCTTGTCCTCCTTGCCCCCACACAAACTTTTCCAAGGCAGggtctgttttttttctaacaggAAGGAGACAGATTTTCTTAGGATTCTTGGGTGGGTCTCACAGGCAGAGGCTTTGCCTGGAGCTACCAAGTAATTAAATCAGTGGTATCAGCAGTGAGGATGAGACTCCCTTTACTGGTAAAGAATTTAAGGATTCCTCACCTGAATATTATTTCCCTCGTGTTAGACAAACCTGTAACTAATTCCATTATTGTCCTTTACTCTCTCTTGCACACACAGTGCAGAATGTTGATGTAGGTAAGGGATTTACCAACACCAGGGGGTTGATTTCACACTacattagaataaaaataatacaggaATAAGTAATCTTTCATAAAGAAGGCCCATTCTATGTCTACCCTGCACTTTACATCcagttaattttaaagaaagatttttgccatcatttttgtttccaaactCAGATTGCTACTACAGCAGGTAAACAAAGCCTCCCTTATTGCTATCTTGAGAGAACCAGCattattaaaatgttctttttttccccaataaacTGTATTCCAAGGCTCAGTCCGAGGAAGGTTTATTTCACAGGAGGAAATGTGCATTCTAAGAACAATTATAAAAGCAACAAGAATGTTCCTATTTCCTCAATGCTACTTTGCACTGTGGCAAAAGAACCAAGTTCTCCCtcagaaaggcagaaggaaagtgACAGCTGTAAAGCAAGTTCTACAGGGATGTCCTCCCACAGTGTTTGGGAGGCAAATATGAAGATtcaggaagtatttaaaattcattaaaatattgaCTTAGGATATGAAATATGCAGAGATAGATTATCTAAGACTAACCTTTAAAAAGGCCTTCTTTTCCAGGGTGTTCATTATGAAGGGAGGAATTGCTGCAAGTAAGATAAAA from Cinclus cinclus chromosome 14, bCinCin1.1, whole genome shotgun sequence encodes:
- the KIF20A gene encoding kinesin-like protein KIF20A, with the protein product MAQTLASPGLFSDDEAAASPVLESTATGFGVDVRKDLLQEFSAISPNLEGSQAVAEDDNGKLKVYLRVRPLKSTEVEKGEDQGCVCIENSETLVLKAPKNSFTMRSTERGVGHAVHRFSFTRIFGPEVGQKLFFDETMKQVVKDVLSGQNCLVYTYGITNSGKTHTIQGTTQDGGILPRSLATIFNSVGDRLYQAMDLKPVLSNEVAWLDSRQVRQEETKKQMMLQGGLWEEELLTPMKRSHSAESQLQATTSGSFDSGVAGLSSSSQLTNRSDLSQTEELGPCWADLDRISLTISGDVQFSIWVSFFEIYNELIYDLLEPALPGQNRKRQTLRLCEDQTGNPYVKDLNWINVRDADEAWKLLKLGRKNQSFASTQMNQNSSRSHSVFSIRILHLQRGGNEVVPKISELSLCDLAGSERCKDQKSGDRMKEANNINTSLHTLGRCITALRQNQQARTKQAVVPFRDSKLTRVFQAFFTGRGRSCMIVNINQCASTYDETLHVAKFSAIASQLVQAPPTKLGLPSLQSIIKEHNRRTSQGPEAESEEDVESEEDTNDEADVSMYEKKDLLRVVEAARELLVQERQKKLQLEVRLREEICNEMLEHMQQKEQWWSQHVDNQREQLEELYEGKMTILKELLTDHYQEKMQERDEEIFELKAALQETKQKLESLDTKQKDSEQSVRRSKRVATSSALQQELADTKARLEQCQKELNSTSAELRKYQKLVEPPPSAKPITMDVDRKLEDGQKNVRLLRSELQKIGESLQSAERACCHSTGAGKLREALGMCDDILARQDQTLAELQNNMMLVKLDLRKKAACIAEQYHTVQKLQAPPPTSALKKRFCANRENLQPNQPPGKKPFLHNILTRSATRPVAARGWQLRSVAL